DNA from Marinoscillum sp. 108:
CTGCCCCAGTTTCAAACAGCCCACCACCATTCATCAATGGTACAATTGAAAGCATTTTGGCACTGGTACCTACCTCCAATATTGGGAAAAGATCCGTCAGGTAATCGCGGAGCACATTGCCTGTAACCGAAATGGTATCCAGTCCCTTTCTGATTCGCTCTACGGTAAACTTGGTAGCCGCTACTGGTGACATGATGTGGATTTCCAGGCTGCTGGTATCATGATCCTTCAGGTACTGATTCACTTTTTGAATCAACTGCGCATCGTGCGCCCGGTTCTCATCCAACCAAAATACAGCAGGGGTTTTGGAAGCACGCGCACGGGTAACAGCAAGCTTCACCCAGTCCTGCACCGGGGCATCCTTCACCTGACACATTCTCCAAATGTCTCCGGCCTCTACTTGATGGGATATCAATACATTGCCAGCGGCATCCACTACTCGCACTTCACCATCTCCAGGGATTTCAAAAGTCTTGTCGTGAGAGCCATATTCCTCTGCTTTTTGGGCCATGAGCCCCACGTTGGGTACACTTCCCATGGTAGTAGGATCATAGGCTCCATTGGCCTTGCAGTCCTCAATCACTGCTGCGTAAACACCCGCATATGAGCGGTCAGGAATAATGAATTTGGTGTCTTTTAGTTTTCCATCAGGGCCCCACATACGGCCGGAAGTCCTGATAGCCGCAGGCATTGAGGCATCGATAATCACATCACTAGGTACATGCAAGTTGGTGATCCCTTTATCAGAGTTGACCATGGCCAATTCTGGACGAGCGGCATAACATGCAGCAATGTCTGCTTCAATATTCGCCTTCTCAGCTACAGGAAGGGTTTCAATTTTTGCAAGCAGATCAGCCATACCATTGTTGGCATCTACTCCCAGACTTTTGAAGGTCGCCTCATATTTTGCAAAAACAGGCTTGAAAAACACTGAAACCGCGTGTCCAAAAATAATGGGATCGGACACCTTCATCATAGTAGCTTTCAGGTGTACCGAAAGGAGGACGTCTTCCTTTTTGGCAGACTCTATCTCACCCTCGAAGAATGCTCTCAGTGCATTCTTGCTCAAAACTGATGCATCGATCACCTCACCTGCTTTCAATGAAGTTTTTTCTTTCAATACAGTCACCGCTCCGTTTGCTTCAACCAGTTCTATCTTCACATCACCAGGCTCACTCACGCTAACAGATTTTTCACTTCCGTAAAAATCGCCATCCTTCATGTGGGCAACGCTTGATTTGGAATCTGCTCCCCAGGCACCCATCGAATGTGGGTTTTTCCTGGCATACTCTTTCACGGCTCTGGGGGCTCTCCGATCAGAATTTCCCTCTCTCAGCACAGGGTTCACTGCACTCCCTTTTACTTTGTCGTATCGTGATTTGATGTCTTTTTCGTCCTCTGTTGTGGCTTCAGCCGGGTAATCAGGCAGATTGTAGCCTTTACTTTGAAGTTCTTTGATCACCGCCACCAGCTGTGGAATTGAAGCGCTGATATTGGGCAGTTTAATGATATTGGCTTCTGGCGTTTTTGCCAGATTGCCCAACTCAGCCAGGTCATCAGTGATTCGCTGGTCTGCCGTAAGTCTTTCAGGAAAACTGGCAATGACCCTCCCTGCCAGAGAAATATCCCTGGTTTCGAGCTGAATGCCTGCGGGCGCGGCAAATGCCTGGATGATAGGTAGGAAAGAATGAGTTGCCAGAGCCGGAGCTTCGTCGGTAATAGTGTAAATAATTGTGCCTTGTTTTGCCATTTGTTCCTGAGTTTCCTGAGTCATTGTTTGACGACTCAAATCGTATTTGTACTTAGTTTGTATTTAATAACTTTCTTCCTTGTTGGGAAAATCCTTGGACCTAATGTCCTTGATGAAATTGGTGGTAGCCTCACCAATGATTTTATTCAAATCTGCATATTGTCTTAAAAACCTGGGCTTGAAATCCTGAGTGATTCCCAACATATCATGCACCACCAGCACCTGACCATCTACATCCGGTCCTGCTCCTATACCAATAATCGGGATGTGCAGGGACTCTGATACTTCTTTGGCCAAACTGGCTGGGATTTTTTCCAGCACGATACCGAAGCATCCAATGTCCTGTAAAATCTGTGCATCAGATTTCAATTTTTCGGCCTCTACCTCCTCTTTGGCACGCACGCTATATGTGCCAAACTTATAAATAGACTGAGGTGTAAGCCCCAAATGTCCCATAACAGGAATCCCTGCTGACAGCACTCGGGAGATACTTTCCTTGATCTCAATGCCGCCTTCCATCTTTACCGCATGTGCACCGGATTCTTTCATAATACGGATGCTCGATCTGAGTGCTTCAGAAGAATTGCCCTGATAACTCCCAAAAGGAACATCCACCACCACGAGTGCACGATGAACGGCCTTGACCACCGAAGTGGCATGCCAGATCATGTGATCCAGAGTGATGGGCAGGGTAGTTTCATTCCCGGCCATGACATTGGACGCTGAATCTCCTACCAGGATCACATCTATACCGGAGGCATCCAGAATACGCGCCATCGAGTAATCGTATGCAGTGAGCATAGCTATCTTCTCTCCGGTCGCTTTCATCTCCTGAAGCCGGTGGGTGGTGATTTTCTTAAATTGTCCTTGCGCTGTGCTCATACTCTGTGGGGTCAGGTTGTTTATCGGGGTAATGCCCAATCGTCGGGGAAGGCGCAAATTAATAAAAACCTACTTCATCTGAAACGACTCTTTGTCACTTCCATTTGATATTACATCCCATACTCGGGTGTTGGTCATCAGAAATAGGATCACCCAACACCAGCGCATCCAAAGCACCCCTCAAATCCTTCCCATTTACCGGCTTCCCATTTCCTGGAGAGGCTTCATCCATTCTACCCCTGTAGACACAGAGATTGTTTTCATCAAACACAAAAAAATCAGGAGTACACTCAGCTTTGTAAGCCCTGGCCACACGTTGGGATTCATCATATAAATACGGAAAGGTAAACCCCACGGAGAGGGCCTGCTCCTTCAAGGCCTTCGGACTATCTCCGGGGTATTTGATGACGTCATTGGCTGAAATGGCCACAAAGTCAACCCCTTTATCCTGATAATAATGAGCAATATTGGCTATCTCCTCCTGAATATGAATCACATAAGGGCAATGCGCACAGATGAACATGATCACCGTGCCTTTCGCTCCTCTTGCCTCGGATAAGGATACTGATTTTCCTGAAACGACATCCGGTAGCCTAAAATCTGGAGCCGGTGTGCCTAGTGACATCATGCTGGATAAGGTGAGTGACATTTGATCTTTACTTTTTGCTACAAAAAATGAATTAAATTGAACTTCAAAATTATCACGAAGTTTCACCATGAGATACCCATTTGCCCTACTTTTTGTTTTCATTACAGGATTGGTCTTTGCCCAGACACCTGCCCCAGAGCGTACCGAGGGCGACGGCCCCTATGATCGCCTGATTATCCGTGGGGCTACCCTGATTAACGGAAATGGAGCACCACCTATGGGGCCGGTAGATATTGTGATCACGAAAAACAAGATTAGCCAGATCAGTATAGTGGGATATCCTGGTGTGTCGATTGACAACAGCAAAAGACCCAGAAGTGGCGAAAACGATCATGAAATAGATGCTGAAGGCATGTATGTCCTCCCCGGGTTTATTGATATGCACGGCCACATCGGATCTATCTCTGAGATTCCGGCGGAGTATGTCTTCAAATTGTGGATGGCACATGGCATTACCACAATACGTGAGCCCGGGAGTTTTCAGGGCAGAGACTGGACGCTCGATCACAAAAAGCGAAGTTCCAAAAACGAGATCACCGCTCCAAGAATCATTTCCTACACGGGGTTTGGAATGGGGTCCGATGGCATCAATACGGAAGAGGAAGCACGAAAATGGGTGCGCGCCAATGCTGAAGCCGGTTCTGATGGCATAAAATTTTTCGGTGCCCGGCCTGAGATCATGAAAGCAGCGCTGGAAGAAAACAAAAAACTGGGACTGGGGGCTGCATGCCATCACGCCCAAACCAACGTGGCATGGTTAAATGTCCTTAACTCTTCGGAATGGGGACTTACCACGATGGAACACTGGTATGGCCTCCCTGAGGCCATGTTTCATGATCGTACTGTACAGCACTATCCGGCAGACTACAACTACCAGAATGAACAGCAGCGCTTCGAAGAAGCAGGCAAGCTCTGGGAGCAGGCCGCAGCTCCGGGTTCGGAGAAGTGGAATGAGGTAATGAATACATTGCTGGCTCGGGACTTCACCCTGGATCCTACCTTCAACATCTATGAAGCCAACCGGGACCTCATGCGAGCCAGAAATGCTGACTGGCACAAGGACTATACCCTGCCTGTACAGTGGGATTTTTATGCCCCCAGCAAAGTATCTCACGGATCTTACTGGCACGCCTGGGGCACGGAACAGGAAGTAGCCTGGAAGAAGAATTATCTGCTCTGGATGACATTTGTGAATGAATACAAAAATCGGGGTGGGCGGGTGACCACTGGCTCTGACAGTGGTTACATCTATCAGCTTTATGGATTTGCTTATATCCGGGAGCTTGAGCTCCTCAGGGAAGCCGGTTTTCATCCACTGGAAGTCATTCGATCCGCCACCCTAATGGGCGCAGAAGCCCTTGGGCTTCAGAATCAGATCGGCACCATAGAGGTGGGCAAACTGGCAGATCTGGTCCTGGTAGAGGAAAACCCCCTTGCAGACCTGAAGGTGCTGTATGGAACGGGAGCCATCAGGCTGACCGAAGAGAATGAAATAATACGTGCCGGTGGCGTAAAATACACCATCAAAGACGGGATAGTATATGACGCCAAAGAACTCCTGAAGGACGTGCGCGAAATGGTGAAAAAAGCCAAATTAACTGATGGTGAAATCACTCAACCAGGATATCCCAATTGGGATTAAGGCACAAAATTCATACTTTTAGCAGAATCCAACTATCAATATGCTCAACCCCAGATTTCTTTTCCTCCTCATACTGATCGCGCTCTCTGCCTGCATTGAGACTCAATCCAGCAAGGGTCAGGAAGATACGCCCAACGCGGCACCACAGGTTCCGACGAATCCATCTGGCAGGATGGTCTCTCTGCTGGGTACCGTGCTGCCTCCCAAGCAACTTTCAGAAAGAGTCATGGGAAAAAGACTGGAGCAGCTGGAGGATGCACGGAAAAAATATGAAAGCGATCCGGAAAATCTGGACAACATCATTTGGTATGGGCGACGCATGGCCTATCTGGGCCGCTACCAGGAAGCCATTCGCATTTACTCTATTGGGCTGGATATTAATCCTAATTCCTACAGGCTGCTGAGGCATCGTGGCCATAGGTACATTACCGTGAGGAAATTTGATGCGGCCATCGAAGACCTGCAGAGGGCGGCTTTCTATGCCCGACCTGCCGAAAACAAAATAGAACCTGACGGACTACCAAACAGGCTTAATAAGCCCCTTTCTAACGAT
Protein-coding regions in this window:
- a CDS encoding NADP-dependent isocitrate dehydrogenase, producing MAKQGTIIYTITDEAPALATHSFLPIIQAFAAPAGIQLETRDISLAGRVIASFPERLTADQRITDDLAELGNLAKTPEANIIKLPNISASIPQLVAVIKELQSKGYNLPDYPAEATTEDEKDIKSRYDKVKGSAVNPVLREGNSDRRAPRAVKEYARKNPHSMGAWGADSKSSVAHMKDGDFYGSEKSVSVSEPGDVKIELVEANGAVTVLKEKTSLKAGEVIDASVLSKNALRAFFEGEIESAKKEDVLLSVHLKATMMKVSDPIIFGHAVSVFFKPVFAKYEATFKSLGVDANNGMADLLAKIETLPVAEKANIEADIAACYAARPELAMVNSDKGITNLHVPSDVIIDASMPAAIRTSGRMWGPDGKLKDTKFIIPDRSYAGVYAAVIEDCKANGAYDPTTMGSVPNVGLMAQKAEEYGSHDKTFEIPGDGEVRVVDAAGNVLISHQVEAGDIWRMCQVKDAPVQDWVKLAVTRARASKTPAVFWLDENRAHDAQLIQKVNQYLKDHDTSSLEIHIMSPVAATKFTVERIRKGLDTISVTGNVLRDYLTDLFPILEVGTSAKMLSIVPLMNGGGLFETGAGGSAPKHVQQFVEEGHLRWDSLGEFLALAASLEHLSIADSNPRAQVLADALDAATGKFLEENKSPSRSVNELDNRGSHFYLAMYWAEALAAQDNDAALRDLFAGVAKELKEQESVINGELLAAQGAPVDIDGYYKPSEELTSKAMRPSATFNTILDRLK
- a CDS encoding amidohydrolase family protein; amino-acid sequence: MRYPFALLFVFITGLVFAQTPAPERTEGDGPYDRLIIRGATLINGNGAPPMGPVDIVITKNKISQISIVGYPGVSIDNSKRPRSGENDHEIDAEGMYVLPGFIDMHGHIGSISEIPAEYVFKLWMAHGITTIREPGSFQGRDWTLDHKKRSSKNEITAPRIISYTGFGMGSDGINTEEEARKWVRANAEAGSDGIKFFGARPEIMKAALEENKKLGLGAACHHAQTNVAWLNVLNSSEWGLTTMEHWYGLPEAMFHDRTVQHYPADYNYQNEQQRFEEAGKLWEQAAAPGSEKWNEVMNTLLARDFTLDPTFNIYEANRDLMRARNADWHKDYTLPVQWDFYAPSKVSHGSYWHAWGTEQEVAWKKNYLLWMTFVNEYKNRGGRVTTGSDSGYIYQLYGFAYIRELELLREAGFHPLEVIRSATLMGAEALGLQNQIGTIEVGKLADLVLVEENPLADLKVLYGTGAIRLTEENEIIRAGGVKYTIKDGIVYDAKELLKDVREMVKKAKLTDGEITQPGYPNWD
- a CDS encoding thioredoxin family protein, producing MSLTLSSMMSLGTPAPDFRLPDVVSGKSVSLSEARGAKGTVIMFICAHCPYVIHIQEEIANIAHYYQDKGVDFVAISANDVIKYPGDSPKALKEQALSVGFTFPYLYDESQRVARAYKAECTPDFFVFDENNLCVYRGRMDEASPGNGKPVNGKDLRGALDALVLGDPISDDQHPSMGCNIKWK
- the panB gene encoding 3-methyl-2-oxobutanoate hydroxymethyltransferase, producing MSTAQGQFKKITTHRLQEMKATGEKIAMLTAYDYSMARILDASGIDVILVGDSASNVMAGNETTLPITLDHMIWHATSVVKAVHRALVVVDVPFGSYQGNSSEALRSSIRIMKESGAHAVKMEGGIEIKESISRVLSAGIPVMGHLGLTPQSIYKFGTYSVRAKEEVEAEKLKSDAQILQDIGCFGIVLEKIPASLAKEVSESLHIPIIGIGAGPDVDGQVLVVHDMLGITQDFKPRFLRQYADLNKIIGEATTNFIKDIRSKDFPNKEESY
- a CDS encoding tetratricopeptide repeat protein yields the protein MLNPRFLFLLILIALSACIETQSSKGQEDTPNAAPQVPTNPSGRMVSLLGTVLPPKQLSERVMGKRLEQLEDARKKYESDPENLDNIIWYGRRMAYLGRYQEAIRIYSIGLDINPNSYRLLRHRGHRYITVRKFDAAIEDLQRAAFYARPAENKIEPDGLPNRLNKPLSNDKFNIWYHLGIAYYLKGNYDKAISSFKKCITYADNDDLIVATTDWFYMTYRKIGNLPAAQELLAPISRRMNIVENYAYHQRLMMYQGHYQPEDLLDKADRDNDSIDPTIGYGVANWYLYNGQVDIATELIDKILRNPQWDGFGYIASEVDKVSLGNL